One window from the genome of Pseudomonas fluorescens encodes:
- the folX gene encoding dihydroneopterin triphosphate 2'-epimerase codes for MPQLQPAMARIKVKDLRLRTFIGINEDEILNKQDVLINLTILYAAQEAVRDNDIDHALNYRTITKAIIAHVEGNRFALLERLTQELLDLVMANESVLYAEVEVDKPHALRFAESVSITLAASRAAS; via the coding sequence ATGCCACAACTTCAGCCAGCCATGGCACGCATCAAGGTCAAGGACCTGCGCCTGCGCACCTTCATCGGCATCAACGAGGATGAAATCCTCAACAAGCAGGATGTGTTGATCAACCTGACCATCCTCTATGCCGCCCAGGAGGCGGTGCGCGACAACGACATCGACCACGCGCTGAACTACCGCACCATCACCAAGGCGATCATTGCCCACGTGGAAGGCAACCGCTTCGCCCTGCTCGAACGCCTGACCCAGGAATTGCTCGACCTGGTCATGGCCAACGAGTCGGTGCTGTACGCCGAAGTCGAAGTCGACAAGCCCCACGCCTTGCGATTCGCCGAATCAGTGTCGATTACGCTCGCAGCAAGCCGGGCTGCTTCATAG
- the folE gene encoding GTP cyclohydrolase I FolE — translation MTLSLPQNYREILIGLGENPEREGLLDTPVRAAKAMQYLCHGYEQSVEQIVNGALFASDNDEMVIVADIELYSLCEHHLLPFIGKAHVAYIPTGKVLGLSKVARLVDMFARRLQIQENLTRQIADAVQQVTQAAGVAVVIEAQHMCMMMRGVEKQNSTMNTSVMLGAFRDSSTTRQEFLQLIRRSK, via the coding sequence ATGACGCTATCCCTGCCCCAGAACTACCGCGAGATCCTCATCGGCCTGGGGGAAAACCCCGAGCGCGAAGGTTTGCTCGACACCCCGGTGCGTGCCGCCAAGGCCATGCAGTACCTTTGCCACGGCTATGAACAAAGCGTCGAGCAGATCGTCAACGGCGCGCTGTTCGCCTCTGACAACGATGAAATGGTGATCGTCGCCGACATCGAACTCTATTCCCTGTGCGAACATCACCTGTTGCCCTTCATCGGCAAGGCCCATGTGGCTTATATTCCTACCGGCAAGGTCCTGGGGCTGTCGAAGGTCGCCCGGCTGGTCGACATGTTCGCCCGCCGCCTGCAGATCCAGGAGAACCTGACCCGGCAAATCGCCGACGCGGTGCAGCAGGTCACCCAGGCCGCTGGCGTGGCGGTGGTGATCGAGGCCCAGCACATGTGCATGATGATGCGCGGTGTCGAAAAACAGAACTCGACCATGAACACCTCGGTGATGCTCGGCGCCTTTCGCGATTCCAGCACCACGCGCCAGGAGTTCCTGCAATTGATTCGACGGAGCAAGTAA
- the folM gene encoding dihydromonapterin reductase, whose translation MSSATAPILITGAAQRVGLHCARRLLEDGHPVIATYRTERPGVQTLRDLGAVVLFADFSSETGILAFIEQLKQHTDRLRAIVHNASAWLAEGPGSEAAAFNAMFGVHMLAPYLINLHCAELLLRSTPADIVHISDDVTRKGSARHIAYCATKAGLESLTLSFAAKFAPAIKVNGIAPALLLFNPEDDAAYRAKALAKSALGIEPGSEVIYQSLRYLLDNPYVTGTTLTVNGGRHVK comes from the coding sequence ATGTCCAGCGCCACCGCTCCGATCCTGATCACTGGTGCAGCCCAGCGCGTCGGCCTGCATTGCGCCCGGCGCTTGCTGGAGGACGGGCATCCGGTGATCGCGACCTATCGCACCGAGCGCCCCGGCGTGCAAACGTTGCGGGACCTGGGGGCAGTGGTGCTGTTCGCCGACTTCTCCAGCGAAACGGGGATCCTGGCCTTTATCGAACAACTCAAGCAACACACCGACCGGCTGCGGGCCATCGTGCACAACGCCTCGGCCTGGCTGGCCGAAGGCCCGGGCAGCGAAGCGGCGGCCTTCAACGCCATGTTCGGCGTACACATGCTTGCGCCTTACCTGATCAACCTGCATTGCGCCGAGTTGCTGCTGCGTTCAACGCCGGCGGATATCGTGCACATCAGCGATGACGTGACCCGCAAGGGCAGCGCCCGACATATCGCCTATTGCGCCACCAAGGCCGGCCTGGAAAGCCTGACCCTGTCGTTCGCGGCCAAGTTCGCCCCGGCGATCAAGGTCAACGGCATCGCCCCGGCCCTGCTACTGTTCAACCCCGAAGACGACGCGGCTTACCGCGCCAAGGCACTGGCCAAGTCCGCACTGGGTATCGAACCCGGCAGCGAAGTGATCTACCAGAGCCTGCGTTATCTGCTGGACAACCCTTATGTCACCGGCACGACCCTGACCGTCAACGGCGGGCGGCACGTCAAATAG
- a CDS encoding antibiotic biosynthesis monooxygenase produces the protein MSTSPVTLMVARRVANGRYQDLIAWLREGEQLATDFPGYLGSGVLAPPPQDDEFQIIFRFADEQTLHAWEHSASRTAWLGRGSDLFAHPSEHRVRGIDGWFGTVGQRPPRWKQAVAIWLAFFPVSLLFNFLLGPLLGELGLLSRVLISTVILTPLMVYLFIPMSTHLLANWLNGAPQRALPATQNH, from the coding sequence ATGTCGACCTCACCCGTCACTTTGATGGTGGCCCGCCGCGTCGCCAATGGACGTTATCAGGATCTGATTGCCTGGTTGCGCGAAGGCGAACAATTGGCCACCGATTTCCCTGGTTACCTGGGGTCCGGCGTGCTTGCGCCTCCGCCCCAGGACGATGAATTCCAGATCATTTTCCGTTTTGCCGACGAGCAGACACTGCACGCCTGGGAACACTCCGCCTCGCGCACGGCCTGGCTGGGACGGGGCAGCGATCTGTTTGCCCATCCCTCCGAACATCGGGTGCGTGGCATCGATGGCTGGTTCGGCACGGTCGGCCAGCGTCCGCCACGTTGGAAACAGGCCGTGGCCATCTGGCTGGCGTTCTTTCCCGTGTCGCTGTTGTTCAATTTCCTGTTGGGACCGCTGCTGGGCGAACTAGGCCTGTTGAGCCGCGTGCTCATCAGCACCGTCATCCTGACACCGCTGATGGTCTACCTGTTTATCCCGATGTCGACCCATCTGCTGGCGAACTGGCTCAACGGCGCGCCGCAGCGGGCATTGCCGGCTACGCAGAATCATTGA
- a CDS encoding MerR family transcriptional regulator translates to MSVITEDSFIFQASALKREDLFPIREVARMTGVNPVTLRAWERRYGLIQPTRTESGHRLYSLSDIEKVRSILAWIERGVAVSKVGKILAKTEAVQPVSTLLSSDLVKADHARWQQQVADAVGNFDDVELDRVYGQVFSTYTVPVVFQDILMPLWRQMLYRQPEFGQISEWVFFDGFLRSRIIQRLLFKREGHSPRVLVCALAGQCRELELLVAALFLSSADVGVRALSIGLPFNELTLVCQKIQPLALVLVSNHAPVPDLSKRLGKLAMSLDCPLMLAGEASDLAQESLAGSSIGCLGNEGTVMRQRLRQFLAGNLDT, encoded by the coding sequence ATGAGCGTAATCACAGAGGATAGCTTTATTTTCCAGGCATCAGCCTTGAAAAGGGAAGATCTGTTTCCCATTCGCGAAGTCGCCCGCATGACCGGCGTGAACCCCGTGACCCTACGCGCATGGGAGCGGCGCTACGGTTTGATCCAGCCTACTCGCACCGAAAGTGGGCATCGCCTGTACTCGTTGAGCGATATCGAAAAGGTTCGCAGCATCCTGGCATGGATCGAGCGCGGCGTGGCAGTCAGCAAAGTGGGCAAGATCCTGGCCAAGACCGAGGCGGTGCAACCGGTGTCCACGCTGCTTTCATCCGACCTGGTCAAGGCTGATCACGCCCGGTGGCAACAACAGGTGGCGGACGCGGTTGGCAACTTTGACGATGTGGAACTGGATCGCGTCTACGGCCAGGTCTTTTCCACCTACACCGTGCCGGTCGTATTCCAGGACATCCTGATGCCGCTTTGGCGACAAATGCTGTATCGCCAGCCAGAGTTCGGGCAAATCAGTGAATGGGTGTTTTTCGACGGGTTCCTGCGTTCGCGCATCATCCAACGGCTGTTGTTCAAGCGCGAAGGTCATTCGCCGCGGGTCCTGGTCTGTGCCCTGGCCGGCCAGTGCCGTGAGCTGGAGTTGCTGGTCGCGGCACTGTTCCTGTCCAGCGCGGACGTGGGCGTCAGGGCGCTGTCGATCGGCCTGCCATTCAACGAACTGACCTTGGTGTGCCAGAAGATCCAGCCGCTGGCCTTGGTGCTGGTTTCCAATCATGCGCCGGTCCCGGACTTGTCCAAGCGCCTGGGCAAATTGGCGATGAGCCTGGATTGTCCGTTGATGCTGGCCGGTGAAGCATCTGACCTGGCGCAGGAAAGCCTGGCTGGCTCGTCGATCGGTTGCCTGGGTAACGAAGGCACAGTGATGCGCCAGCGCCTGCGTCAATTTCTGGCAGGCAACCTCGACACCTAG